One Cyclopterus lumpus isolate fCycLum1 chromosome 7, fCycLum1.pri, whole genome shotgun sequence DNA window includes the following coding sequences:
- the kcng1 gene encoding potassium voltage-gated channel subfamily G member 1, with product MTLLAGDGSDYDYSVLSCASDSSFNLPPLQEEEAQKGVFYKRAQRAPELRSIRNDTSLSSARKLHAIINVGGLRYQLPWTTLEDFPLSRLGQLHLCSSFDEIMCICDDYDVTHNEFFFDRSPSAFRTILTFLRAGKLRSLREMCALSFREELLYWGVPEESLEWCCRRRLLQRVQEFEAMERAEEEEELLEDLLDSDSGRRENATESRVNRCMGSLRDMVERPHSGLPGKIFACLSVMFVTITAVNLSISTMPAMREEEEAGMCSQMCYNIFIVETVCVAWFSLEFTLRFIQDRSKLAFLRQPLNLIDVVAILPYYITLVVDSTSNEEKRLGSGNSYLDKVGLVLRVLRALRILYVMRLARHSLGLQTLGLTARRCTREFGLLLLFLCVAIALYSPLLYLIENEMATTQEFTSIPATYWWAVITMTTVGYGDMVPRSIPGQVVALSSILSGILLMAFPVTSIFHTFSRSYVELKQEQQRLLQRRTHFLLRSRMADLGSNLSLESDMFLPRGVSERGNLDRRVESERESR from the exons ATGACCCTGTTGGCGGGTGATGGCTCCGACTATGACTACAGTGTCCTGAGCTGTGCCTCTGATTCCTCCTTCAACCTCCCTCCCCTACAAGAAGAGGAGGCTCAAAAGGGGGTCTTCTACAAGAGGGCGCAGCGTGCCCCTGAGCTCCGCTCCATCCGCAACGACACCTCACTGTCCAGCGCCCGTAAGCTCCACGCCATCATCAATGTGGGTGGCCTGCGTTACCAGCTGCCCTGGACCACCTTGGAGGACTTCCCCCTGTCTCGTCTGGGCCAGCTGCACCTCTGCAGCAGCTTTGACGAGATCATGTGTATTTGTGATGACTACGACGTGACACACAATGAGTTCTTCTTCGACCGTAGCCCCTCTGCCTTCCGTACCATCCTGACCTTTCTGCGGGCGGGTAAGCTGCGGTCCCTCAGGGAGATGTGCGCCCTCTCCTTCAGGGAGGAGCTGCTCTACTGGGGGGTCCCCGAGGAGAGCCTGGAGTGGTGCTGTCGCCGGCGTCTGCTGCAGCGCGTGCAGGAGTTTGAAGCGATGgagagagcggaggaggaggaggaactccTGGAGGATCTGCTGGATTCAGACAGTGGACGCAGGGAGAACGCAACCGAATCCAGAGTCAATCGGTGCATGGGAAGCCTAagagacatggtggagaggcCTCACTCCGGCCTGCCGGGGAAGATCTTTGCTTGTTTGTCAGTGATGTTTGTCACCATCACTGCCGTCAACCTGTCCATCAGCACCATGCCTgccatgagggaggaggaggaggcg GGCATGTGTTCCCAGATGTGCTACAACATCTTCATCGTGGAGACGGTGTGTGTGGCCTGGTTCTCCCTTGAGTTCACCCTGCGCTTCATTCAAGACCGCAGCAAGCTGGCCTTCCTCAGGCAGCCGCTGAACCTGATAGACGTGGTGGCCATCCTGCCGTACTACATCACCCTGGTGGTGGACAGCACCTCCAACGAAGAGAAGCGCCTGGGCTCTGGCAACAGCTACTTGGACAAGGTGGGATTGGTGCTACGCGTCCTGAGAGCCCTGCGTATCCTCTACGTGATGCGGCTGGCTCGCCATTCGCTGGGCCTGCAGACTCTGGGCCTGACGGCACGCCGCTGCACACGGGAGTTCGgactgctcctcctcttcctgtgcGTTGCCATAGCACTGTATTCCCCCTTGCTGTACTTGATTGAGAATGAAATGGCCACCACGCAGGAGTTCACCAGCATCCCTGCTACCTACTGGTGGGCTGTCATCACCATGACGACAGTGGGCTACGGGGACATGGTGCCAAGGAGCATCCCAGGCCAGGTGGTGGCTCTGAGCAGCATCCTGAGCGGGATCCTCCTCATGGCCTTCCCCGTCACCTCCATCTTCCACACCTTCTCGCGGTCCTACGTGGAGCtgaagcaggagcagcagaggctgCTGCAGAGGAGGACACACTTCCTGCTGCGGAGCCGCATGGCCGACCTGGGAAGCAACCTCTCCCTAGAGAGTGACATGTTCCTCCCCAGGGGGGTGTCTGAGAGAGGGAATCTAGATAGAAGggtggagagtgagagagaatctAGATAG